The genomic interval AGGAGAAAGCGGTGTTGGTACAGCGCTTTTAGGAAAACAAAAAGGATACGAAGTCTTTGTTTCAGATAAAAATAAAATATCAAAAGAGTATAAAGAAGTTCTTTTAAATAACGAGATCGATTTTGAGGAAAATCAACATACAGAAAGCAAAATTTTAAATGCAGATGTAGTGATGAAAAGTCCTGGAATTCCAGACACGGTTGCTTTAATTCAGCAACTAAGAGAAAAATTAATTCCTGTTGTTTCAGAAATTGAATTTGCAGCACAGTTTACGGCCGCGACTATTGTAGGGATTACAGGTTCTAATGGAAAAACAACCACAACATTATTACTGCATCATATTTTAAAAAAAGCAGGATTAAATGTAGGTGTTGCAGGTAATATTGGTGATAGTTTTGCACAACAAGTTGCGGAAGAATCTTACGAAAACTATGTGTTAGAGTTAAGTAGTTTTCAGTTAGATGGAATAGAGAATTTTAATAGTCATATTGCAATTTTAACAAATATTACACCAGATCATTTAGATAGGTACGAATACGATTTTAATAAATATATAGATTCAAAATTTAGGATCACAAAGAATCAGACAGCAACCGATTATTTAATTTATGATGCAGATGATAAAGCCATCAATAATTGGTTAAAAGAACATAAAACAAGCGCAAAATTAGTTCCGTTTTCGCTTGAAAAAGAATTAGAGTATGGAGCGTATATCAAAGACAATAATATTATTATCAATATAAATAAAGACAAAATTAACATGCCGTTATCAACTTTATCAGTAAAAGGAAAACACAATACCAAAAATGCTATGGCAGCTACTATGGCGGCTCAATTATTAAAAGCTAGAAAGCAAGTTATTATTGAGAGTTTAGAAGATTTTGAAGGAGCAGAGCATCGCTTAGAAAATGTAGCAAAAGTTAGAGGTGTAGAGTATATAAATGATTCTAAGGCAACTAATGTAAACGCAACGTATTATGCGTTAGAATGTATGGACAAAACTACTATCTGGATTGTTGGTGGTGTAGATAAAGGGAACGATTATAATGATTTGTTGCCTTTGGTAAGAGAAAAAGTAAAAGCAATTGTTTGTTTAGGTGTTGATAATGATAAAATTAAAAACACTTTTGGAAACGTGGTAGATATTATAGTAGAAACTGCAGGAGCAGAAGAAGCTGTAAAAGTATCTCACAAATTAGCAGAAAGTGGAGAAGCTGTTTTATTGTCGCCAGCATGTGCAAGTTTCGATTTGTTTGAAAACTATGAAGATAGAGGTCGTCAATTTAAGAAAGCAGTAAGAAGTTTATAAAAATTGTGTAATCGTGTAACTGTTTATACGTTGTATTATAAAGTAAAGTTTAATATTTAAAAAATCTAAGTACTATTTAATGAAAACCATTTTTCAATATATAAAAGGAGATAAAACCATTTGGGCAATTGTTGCTATTTTGGCAATATTCTCATTTATGCCAGTTTATAGCGCAAGCACAAACTTGGAGTATGTTGTTGGTTCTGGTTCTTCTTTTGGGTACTTGATAAAGCATATTGTGCTGTTAATAATGGGATTTGCCATTATTTATGGGGTTCATAAAGTGCCTTATCGATTTTTCTCTGGTGGCTCCGTTATAATGCTTCCTGTAATTGTCTTTTTATTGATTTATACGCTGTCTCAGGGTACAACCATTGGAGGAGCAAATGCAAGTAGATGGATTAGTATTGGAGGAATTGGTTTTCAGACTTCTACTTTGGCAGGTTTAGTGTTAATGGTTTATGTAGCAAGGTATTTGTCTAGGAATAAAGATAACACAATTGGTTTTAAAGATAGCTTGTGGCAATTATGGTTGCCAGTTGCAGTTGTTTTAATCTTAATTTTACCGGCAAACTTTTCTACAACGGCAATTATTTTCACGATGATTTTAATTGTAACTTTTATTGGTGGATATCCAGTTAAGTACTTAGGATTTATAATAGGAGCAGGAATTGGTTTGTTGTTAATTTTTATTTTAGCAGCCAAAGCGTTTCCAGATTTAATGCCAAATAGAGTACAAACTTGGGAAAACAGAATCGCTAGTTTTTCTGACGATGAAGGAAAAGAACAGTATCAAGTAGAAAAAGCAAAAATTGCAATTGCAATGGGTGAAACTTTTGGTGTTGGTCCTGGTAAAAGTGTACAAAAAAACTTTTTACCTCAGTCTACATCAGATTTTATTTTTGCGATAATTGTAGAAGAATATGGTTTAGTTGGTGGTTTTTTAATAGTGTCTATCTATTTTATTCTTTTGTTTAGAATTTTTGTGGTGATTAGAAAAACAACTACAATTTTTGGGACTTTATTGGTGGTAGGAGTTGGACTTCCTATTATTTTTCAAGCGTCCATAAATATGGCGGTTGCAACCAATTTATTCCCAGTAACAGGGCAAACCTTACCGTTAATTAGTAGTGGAGGTACTTCTATTTGGATGACTTGTTTTGCGTTGGGAATGATTTTAAGCGTAAGTGCATCGACAGATGAAACAGAAGAAGATATTTTAGATGATAACCCTTTAAACATACTTCATGAAACACTCGATTAATATATTGATCTCTGGAGGAGGTACAGGAGGGCATATCTATCCTGCAATTGCTATTGCAAACGAATTAAAGTTGCGCTATCCGAATGCCAAATTTTTGTTTGTAGGTGCAAAGGATAAAATGGAAATGGAAAAAGTTCCGCAAGCGGGATATGAAATAAAAGGATTGTGGATTTCTGGAATACAAAGAAGGTTAACTGTAGATAATTTATCTTTTCCTTTTAAGTTGATCAGTAGTTTATGGAATGCTTCTAAGATTATTAGAAAATTTAAACCAGATGTAGCAATTGGTACAGGTGGTTTTGCAAGTGGGCCAACTTTAATAATGGCAAATAGAAAAGGGATTCCTACGTTAATACAAGAACAGAATTCGTTTCCAGGAATTACTAATAAATTATTAAGTAAAAAAGCGCACAAAATATGTGTTGCATATGATCATTTAGAACGTTTTTTTCCTGCGGATAAAATTGTTAAAACAGGAAATCCTGTTCGTCAAGACTTGTTGTCAATTTATTCAAAAACAGACGAAGGGAAAGACTTTTTTAAGTTAGATAAAAAGAAGAAAACTATTTTAGTTTTAGGGGGTAGTTTGGGAGCGAGAAAAATTAATCAATTGGTGGAAGCTAATTTAGAATTCTTTAAAAAACAAGGCGTTCAGGTTATTTGGCAATGTGGAAAACTATATTTTGAAGAATATAAAAAATACAACGAAATAGAAAATATTCAAGTACATCAGTTTTTAAATAGAATGGATTTTGCATATGCTGCATCAGATATTATTATTTCTAGAGCAGGCGCAAGTTCAGTTTCAGAATTATGTATTGTGGGTAAGCCAGTATTGTTTATTCCTTCACCAAATGTGTCGGAAGATCATCAAACAAAAAACGCAAAGTCAATTGCAGATAAGCATGGTGCAATTTTGTTAAAAGAAAGTGAATTGGAGTCGTTTCCAATCGTTTTTGAAACGTTATTAAAAGATAAAGGAAAACAAAGTAATTTGTCCGAAAATATAAAAGAATTAGCGCTTCCAGGAGCAACTACAGATATTGTTAATGAAGTAGAAAAATTATTAAAAAAGTGAATTTAAATACTATACATAACGTCTATTTTGTCGGAATTGGAGGCATAGGAATGAGTGCAGTTGCTCGTTACTTTGCGTCTAATGGGAAAAGTGTGGCTGGTTATGATAAAATTGCAACTCAAATTACTTTAGGTTTAGAAGGTTTGGGTGTTGAAATTCACTTTGAAGATGCTGTGAAAAATATCCCTATTTCATTTTTAAATACTGAAAAAACGTTGGTGGTCTACACACCAGCAATTTCTAAAAATCATGCTGAACTAAGTTATTTCTTAGAGAATGGTTTTACGGTTTTAAAGAGAGCTGAAATTTTAGGAAAAATAACGGAAACAACTTTCTGTTTAGCAGTTGCGGGGACACATGGTAAAACTACGACTTCTGCTATTTTAGGTCATATTATGAATACAGTAAATGCGACTTCCTTTTTAGGTGGTATTGCAGAAAACTATAATTCTAACCTAATTTTAGGTGATGATAAAGTGAGTGTTGTAGAAGCAGATGAGTTTGATAGGTCTTTCTTAAAGCTGAGTCCTAATATTGCGTGTGTAACCTCTATGGATGCAGATCATTTAGATATTTATGGAGACTCAGAAGCTTTAAACGAATCGTTTATTGAGTTTACGAATAAAGTAGAAAACACTTTAATTGTAGCAAAAGGTTTGCCTTTAGAGGGGTTAACGTATGTAGTTAATGAAGAAGCAGATTATGCTGCATTTAACTTAAAAATAGAAAGCGGTAAATATATTTTTGATGTGAAAACACCTTCATCAGAAATAAAAAATATTGAATTCCATTTACCAGGTCAGCATAATGTTATGAATGCATTGGCGGCAATAGCTATGGCAGATGTTTATGGAGTTTCGTTAGAACTAATAAAAGAACGTTTATCAAATTTTAAAGGAGTAAAACGAAGATTTTCGTATAAAATTAAAACAAACGATTTTGTTTTGATCGATGATTATGCACATCATCCAACAGCGATAAATGCAGTAGAAAGTTCTGTCAGAGAAATGTATCCTAATGATAAAGTGTTGGTTGTTTTTCAGCCACATTTATTTTCTAGAACACAAGATTTTATTGAAGATTTTGCTGTTGCATTATCAAAATTCGATGAAGTTTTATTGCTAGATATTTATCCTGCAAGAGAAGAACCAATTGCCGGAGTAGATTCTGAATGGTTATTAAATAAAGTTGTCTGTAAGAATAAAAAATTAACTAAAAAAAATAATTTAGAAAAAGATATTAAAAATTCATCAGCAAAAGTAGTTGTAATGTTAGGTGCGGGTGATATTGGTATGATGGTTGATGAGGTAAGTAATGAACTTTTAAAAGCAATAGGAAATGAAGTTTAAGAAGTTTTTTAAATACATAGCATTCCTTTTGTTAATAGGAGGTTTGGCCTTTTTGTCTAGTTTTTCTGAAAAAAGAAATTCTAATAAAAAAGTATCGGAAGTTGTCATAGAATTTGAGGCTGGAGACAATCAATTTTTGACACATTCTATGGTTGATAAATTGTTAATACAAAATGATACAACTGTGAAAAACCAAGCGAAATCTGTGATAAATTTATACAGTTTGGAAAAAACGGTTTCAGAAAACCCTTATGTTGAAAATGCATCAGTATTTTTAACCATATCGGGGACCCTAAAAACGATCATAAAACAACGTTCACCTGTTGCTAGAATTATAAATAAAAAAGATTCTTATTATGTTGATAAACAAGGTGTAAAAATACCTTTGTCTCATAATTTTACAGCAAGAGTAATGCTCGTTTCTGGCGTTAAAGAAGATGAAGAAGTTAAAGAATTATTACCATTAATATCCTTTATTTTAGAGGATGATTTTTTGCATAAAGAAGTGGTGGGAATAGAGAAATTTGCCGATGGTGAGTATCAATTTTCTGTGAGAAGTGGAAATTATAAAATTGATTTTGGAAAATTATCTGAAATTGATGTGAAATTTAAGAAGTTAAAAGCGTTTTATAACAAGACATTTGAAGATAAAACGATTGAAGAGTATAAAACGATTAATTTAAAATATCACAACCAAGTTGTGTGCGCAAAATAAATCAAAATGGAGAACAATAAAATAGCAATTGGTTTAGATATTGGTACAACCAAAATCGCAGCAATGATTGGTCGCAAGAATGAATATGGCAAGATTGAAGTTATAGGAATTGGTAAAGCCAAAAGTTTAGGCGTAAAACGTGGAGTTGTAAGTAATATTACGCAAACCATACAGTCTATTCAGCAAGCAGTAGAAGAGGCAGAAAGTGTTTCTGGTTTAAAGATTCACGAAGTTGTTGTGGGAATTGCTGGGCAACATATTCGTAGTTTACACCATAGTGATTATATCACAAGAAATAATGCTGATGAGGTAATAGATGATAACGATATTGAAGATTTAATAAACCAGGTTCATAAATTAGTAATGTTACCAGGAGAAGAAATTATTCATGTATTGCCACAAGAATATAAAGTAGATTCTCAAGCAGATATAAAAGAACCAATTGGCATGTATGGAGGTCGTTTAGAAGCGAATTTTCATGTAGTTGTTGGACAAGTTTCTTCTATTAGAAATATTGGGCGTTGTGTTAAAAGTGCAGGCTTAGGTTTAAGTGAAATTACCTTAGAGCCTTTAGCTTCTGCAAATGCAGTATTAAGTCAGGAAGAAAAAGAAGCAGGAGTTGCATTGATTGATATTGGTGGTGGAACAACGGATTTAGCTATTTTTAAAGACGGAATTATTAGACATACAGCTGTAATTCCTTTTGGAGGAAATGTAATTACAGAAGATATTAAAGAGGGCTGTTCTATAATAGAAAAGCAAGCAGAATTATTAAAAATAAAGTTTGGTTCTGCATGGCCTGGAGAAAATAAAGAAACAGAAATAGTTTCTATACCTGGTTTAAGAGGTAGAGAACCTAAAGAAATTACTTTAAAGAATTTATCAAGAATTATACATGCAAGAGTTCAGGAAATTATTGAGCATGTGTATTTAGAGATAAAAAATTACGGACATGAAACTGCAAAAGGGAAACTAATTGGAGGTATTGTGTTAACTGGTGGTGGTGCACAATTAAAGCACTTACGCCAGTTGGTAGAGTATATAACAGGTATGGATGCAAGAATAGGATATCCTAATGAACATTTGGCAGGAGAATCTGATGAACTTTTATCTAGTCCGGCTTTTGCTACAACCGTTGGTTTATTGATGGAAGGTTTAGAAAAACAAAAACCTGTTGTAGAAGAAGAGCAAGAAGTAATTGAAGAGGAGGTTATAGAGCCAGTTGTTGATGAACAGAAAGAACAACCTATAGAAGAAAGACCACCTGTAGTTGAAGTAGAAAAAGAACGAAAACCTAAAAAGAAGTCGTTTTTTGAAAAGTTTACAGAAAGTTTAAAAGATTTTTTGGACAACGCAGAATAAAGATTGAGATTAAGAAAAGAGAACAAAAATCAAAAAAATAATAATAAACAATATATCGGTTATTATGAGCGCAGAATTCGATAACATTTCATTTGACATGCCTAAGACACAATCTAACACAATTAAGGTAATTGGAGTTGGTGGAGGCGGTAGCAACGCAGTAAACCACATGTTTACACAACAAATTAAAGGAGTAGACTTTGTAATCTGTAATACAGATGCACAGGCTTTAGAAAACAGTCCTGTTCCTAATAAAATTCAATTAGGAGTAAGTTTAACTTCTGGTTTAGGTGCAGGTGCAAATCCAGAAGTAGGAGCACAAGCAGCTAAAGAAAGTATGCAAGAAATTCAGCAAATGCTGAATACCCAAACCAAAATGGTATTTATTACTGCTGGTATGGGTGGTGGTACTGGTACAGGAGCAGCTCCTATTATTGCAAAAATTGCAAAAGATATGGATGTGCTTACTGTTGGTATTGTTACAATGCCTTTTGCCTTTGAAGGTAGAAGACGTGCTAAACAAGCTCAGTTAGGAATTGATCAATTGCGCCAAAATGTTGATTCTCTAATTGTGATAAACAATAATAAACTTCGTGAAGTTTACGGAAACCTTGGTTTTAAAGCTGGTTTCTCTAAAGCGGATGAGGTTTTATCTACAGCTTCTCGTGGAATTGCAGAGGTAATTACGCATCACTATAAACAAAATATAGATTTACATGATGCTAAAACTGTACTTTCTAATAGTGGAACTGCAATTATGGGTTCTGCAAAAGAAGAAGGTCAGACTAGAGCTAAA from Polaribacter sejongensis carries:
- the murD gene encoding UDP-N-acetylmuramoyl-L-alanine--D-glutamate ligase, whose product is MKRLVILGGGESGVGTALLGKQKGYEVFVSDKNKISKEYKEVLLNNEIDFEENQHTESKILNADVVMKSPGIPDTVALIQQLREKLIPVVSEIEFAAQFTAATIVGITGSNGKTTTTLLLHHILKKAGLNVGVAGNIGDSFAQQVAEESYENYVLELSSFQLDGIENFNSHIAILTNITPDHLDRYEYDFNKYIDSKFRITKNQTATDYLIYDADDKAINNWLKEHKTSAKLVPFSLEKELEYGAYIKDNNIIININKDKINMPLSTLSVKGKHNTKNAMAATMAAQLLKARKQVIIESLEDFEGAEHRLENVAKVRGVEYINDSKATNVNATYYALECMDKTTIWIVGGVDKGNDYNDLLPLVREKVKAIVCLGVDNDKIKNTFGNVVDIIVETAGAEEAVKVSHKLAESGEAVLLSPACASFDLFENYEDRGRQFKKAVRSL
- a CDS encoding FtsW/RodA/SpoVE family cell cycle protein, whose product is MKTIFQYIKGDKTIWAIVAILAIFSFMPVYSASTNLEYVVGSGSSFGYLIKHIVLLIMGFAIIYGVHKVPYRFFSGGSVIMLPVIVFLLIYTLSQGTTIGGANASRWISIGGIGFQTSTLAGLVLMVYVARYLSRNKDNTIGFKDSLWQLWLPVAVVLILILPANFSTTAIIFTMILIVTFIGGYPVKYLGFIIGAGIGLLLIFILAAKAFPDLMPNRVQTWENRIASFSDDEGKEQYQVEKAKIAIAMGETFGVGPGKSVQKNFLPQSTSDFIFAIIVEEYGLVGGFLIVSIYFILLFRIFVVIRKTTTIFGTLLVVGVGLPIIFQASINMAVATNLFPVTGQTLPLISSGGTSIWMTCFALGMILSVSASTDETEEDILDDNPLNILHETLD
- the murG gene encoding undecaprenyldiphospho-muramoylpentapeptide beta-N-acetylglucosaminyltransferase, translated to MKHSINILISGGGTGGHIYPAIAIANELKLRYPNAKFLFVGAKDKMEMEKVPQAGYEIKGLWISGIQRRLTVDNLSFPFKLISSLWNASKIIRKFKPDVAIGTGGFASGPTLIMANRKGIPTLIQEQNSFPGITNKLLSKKAHKICVAYDHLERFFPADKIVKTGNPVRQDLLSIYSKTDEGKDFFKLDKKKKTILVLGGSLGARKINQLVEANLEFFKKQGVQVIWQCGKLYFEEYKKYNEIENIQVHQFLNRMDFAYAASDIIISRAGASSVSELCIVGKPVLFIPSPNVSEDHQTKNAKSIADKHGAILLKESELESFPIVFETLLKDKGKQSNLSENIKELALPGATTDIVNEVEKLLKK
- the murC gene encoding UDP-N-acetylmuramate--L-alanine ligase, which gives rise to MNLNTIHNVYFVGIGGIGMSAVARYFASNGKSVAGYDKIATQITLGLEGLGVEIHFEDAVKNIPISFLNTEKTLVVYTPAISKNHAELSYFLENGFTVLKRAEILGKITETTFCLAVAGTHGKTTTSAILGHIMNTVNATSFLGGIAENYNSNLILGDDKVSVVEADEFDRSFLKLSPNIACVTSMDADHLDIYGDSEALNESFIEFTNKVENTLIVAKGLPLEGLTYVVNEEADYAAFNLKIESGKYIFDVKTPSSEIKNIEFHLPGQHNVMNALAAIAMADVYGVSLELIKERLSNFKGVKRRFSYKIKTNDFVLIDDYAHHPTAINAVESSVREMYPNDKVLVVFQPHLFSRTQDFIEDFAVALSKFDEVLLLDIYPAREEPIAGVDSEWLLNKVVCKNKKLTKKNNLEKDIKNSSAKVVVMLGAGDIGMMVDEVSNELLKAIGNEV
- a CDS encoding cell division protein FtsQ/DivIB; this encodes MKFKKFFKYIAFLLLIGGLAFLSSFSEKRNSNKKVSEVVIEFEAGDNQFLTHSMVDKLLIQNDTTVKNQAKSVINLYSLEKTVSENPYVENASVFLTISGTLKTIIKQRSPVARIINKKDSYYVDKQGVKIPLSHNFTARVMLVSGVKEDEEVKELLPLISFILEDDFLHKEVVGIEKFADGEYQFSVRSGNYKIDFGKLSEIDVKFKKLKAFYNKTFEDKTIEEYKTINLKYHNQVVCAK
- the ftsA gene encoding cell division protein FtsA, coding for MENNKIAIGLDIGTTKIAAMIGRKNEYGKIEVIGIGKAKSLGVKRGVVSNITQTIQSIQQAVEEAESVSGLKIHEVVVGIAGQHIRSLHHSDYITRNNADEVIDDNDIEDLINQVHKLVMLPGEEIIHVLPQEYKVDSQADIKEPIGMYGGRLEANFHVVVGQVSSIRNIGRCVKSAGLGLSEITLEPLASANAVLSQEEKEAGVALIDIGGGTTDLAIFKDGIIRHTAVIPFGGNVITEDIKEGCSIIEKQAELLKIKFGSAWPGENKETEIVSIPGLRGREPKEITLKNLSRIIHARVQEIIEHVYLEIKNYGHETAKGKLIGGIVLTGGGAQLKHLRQLVEYITGMDARIGYPNEHLAGESDELLSSPAFATTVGLLMEGLEKQKPVVEEEQEVIEEEVIEPVVDEQKEQPIEERPPVVEVEKERKPKKKSFFEKFTESLKDFLDNAE